The genomic window AGGAGGTTCTTTTAAAGGCGATTGCCGGTGAAATCAAATGGATTCAGGCGGCGGGCATTATGGGTGTGACACCGCGGACGGTTCGGAGGAAGCGTGAAGTTTTTCTGAAATATGGCATTG from Deltaproteobacteria bacterium includes these protein-coding regions:
- a CDS encoding helix-turn-helix domain-containing protein; protein product: MQEVLLKAIAGEIKWIQAAGIMGVTPRTVRRKREVFLKYGIDGLLDMQTCRPSRRRIQ